Genomic segment of Pseudomonadota bacterium:
GCTTCACGCTGTGTTTCTGGAACAACTGTCTCATATAATTCTTCAACGTGTTTTGGTTGTGTTATCATTACATCTGCAATCAAATTTACTAAACCAAACAGTTTGTTCGCTGTTTCAATATCATCTTTTAGATCAATCTGCCCAGGATGAACCGAGTTATTGCCAACGACCCTCACAATATCCAACGCCTGCTGGACTTTTATTGGTAACCCTTTTTTAACTAAAGATGCAATGTCATCATTTATATTTTTTCCTTTCTCACCCAGGAATGCACACAATTTCTGGATTGCTAACCGTAATAATGCAGAAGCCCCTCGTGGTGAATTCGATAAAATTGCTCTTGCTTCCTCAATGTCGAATTTTATGTCTTCTGGTATATCAGGGTTAGGTGGAGGAGCTATTAGGGACGGAGGGTAGACAAGTTTTTTGTTAATCCATGTTGAAAATTGCCCACATCTATCACATCTGCAAATTGCAAAATTAATATCATTTCCATAATTCTGACTGCTTACGATTCTGTTTGGATGCCCCCATTCTTGCTTTGAAAATGCATGACAAAAAGGACAATTAAACCCATTTGACTGAAAAGCAGGGGGCGTATATGGAATTACTGTTTCCATTTTTACTCCTTTTCACTTATAACATTATCTTTTAAGCATATTCTGTATTCGCTGTGGGTTTGTGATCCTAAATCGTAGGATTTCAAGAAAAAGTCGCCAAAAAACCTTCGAAAATGTCCTATCATTCTGTATAATAGTGAATATGCATTTATCATATACATAATCCCCATAAGTTTTGATTCCAGTTATCCTGCTCTCAAAACCTATGACCTATTAATCTATTGATTACCACCCCTACTTGTGTATTTCAAGAAAAATCTTATAATGCTCTATTACGGAAGAAATCAATATGTGATGTCGATAGTGACTGTATAAGTGTCCTGTTAAAGCAAGGACTACTGAAAAATATTCTGTTGCAAACTTTTGTAAATTGTAGGATAACGACATAGGGGAAATTATTAATACACATTTCTTTAAAGGTGGAGAAGGTTTAATCAAGGAGAATCATAACCAAAATTGCAGGAAATATGGAAAAAAGAGTAGATAGCTTAGTTTTCAGACGTTTAACATATGCAGACTTTAGGCACATAAACAAAAAAGGGGGCGAAGAGCAGGGAGGTGGCGGTCAATCATACATAGATTTCCCAACTGCTGATATCCTATTAGAGAAGTGGTTTAAATTTCTTGGACAAAACACCGGCACTGGAGCCAAAAACAGACCACAATGGGATTTTACTATTAATAGTTTAGGATTACAGAACCCTAAAAAGTTGAGAATTTATCAAAGACGGGAGCAATCGGTCAGTGTTTCATCTCAAAAAATTTATAGTAGATCATCGAACCGTGTTCCCTCTTGGCATCCAGATAACTCATTCCCAGTTGATTATAAGGCAGATGTTGATAATCTTGTAGTTTATATTGTTAAGACAACTGNAAAACTGGTCAGTTAACGATTCTCTCAAAAAAATGTTTCAAAATACTGCTGGCTATATCGATTTCAAGAGTAAAGTTCTAATTGATACAGCAGATAAAGATTGGCCATTTTATTTCGATGCTAAGACAGTTAAGAATCAAATTAAAACAGAAGAAGAGAAAGAAGAAGATTTTGTTTTTGAAGATACTTCACCAAAACTTGAAGAACTTGAACAATCTGATGCTCAACCAGACTTCATACAGAGAATTTATAAAATTCGCCAAAGAAATAGCCAAATTGTTAAAAACTTAAAAAAACTCTATAAAGGTAAGTGTCAAATATCATCTGATAATCTAACCTTTAAAAGGAAAAATGGTGAATTATATTCTGAGATTCATCATTTAATTCCTTTAGGCGATAACGGTTCAGATTCATATGCCAATGCAATTGTTGTAAGCCCTTTAATCCATAGAATGTTGCATTATGCCAATGTCTCGCCAATTGACCTATCTAAAATAATAGATAATAAATTAAAAATTACTATCAACGAAAAGGAATATGTAATAACTTGGCATGCCGACCACACCAAGACTGTCAAAAAAAGTCTTAAGGACTAATTTAACTTCAAATGAATTAAATACTCTTGTAGTGTGGGGTTTTTCTCGCTCTTGTTACTCTTAAATCTTTTATACTTTATTCCTTTTATTACTACCTTACCATAGTTTGAGAGAAAAGAAATCAGGTCATTAATGGATAGCAACCCGTCTTCACTGTAGCTGATTAGAAAATCATTACATTTTATATTAGTTAATATTTTATCGAAAGAATCTCGAATTTTTACTTTAGAACAAAAATTTGAATACTGATCTCGCCAAGGTCTTAATCCACTATCACCGATTGCTATAGGTTCATCTTCTCTGGCGATAGTTTCCAAGATATGGTAGTTAGCTGCATATTGCCTTTTTATATAAGGGGGATCAATATAGCAGAGGTCACCCGATAAGTCTTTTGATATTGCCTCTGCATATCCTATGTAAATTTTGTGTCCTTTCAATTCCCCTAACATTGAGAACGAAGAAGGGTGCAGTTTTATTGGGTCTTCAGCCCTTTTAATAAACTTAGACAAATAATGACCATATGTTCCTGCGATATTTGCTATATCATTTGTAGCCATCATCAAATTGTGAAGTAACAAAGAATGTTCCATTTCATCAATAATTTTGATTTCTTTGAATCTTTTAATTTCTTTTCTAATGGCATCAATTTTAGCTGCATTATTTGAAGTAAAATATTTCCTTGGTTTCTTAGTGTTTGATGCTTTTCCATCAGGGCTAAATTCTTTATAAAAATATCCCTTAATGGGTTTTAAATTATTTAGATAATTCAGTATTGTTTCATAGTTACTTCCTCCAAACAAATTTATGGTTTGGTATTTTTCAATATCTTTAATTGCTTTTATCCCCTTGAATGCGGGTGGTTCACTCAAAAAAAGGTGCACATTCAGATGATGATATGAATAAGTCATTACATCAACCGCAGTAACCTGAAATCCTGCCTCCCTCAACGCAAAAGAAAAAAGTCCAGTCCCCGCCATTAAATCAATTATATGTTTTGCTTCTTTGTTGATAGTTCTGATTTCAGAAATAATAATATCTGCGAGTTTGTCCTTGGAACCAATATATCTAAAACCCATTGTCTTTAAAAATCTCCCTATAGTCGCAATTTAATAATCTTTTTATTGGAATAAGTTGCTGAGCAGAACTTAATGTTTCAAAAATTACTTTGTAGTCTTTGCGTTTTAACTTGAAGAAGTAAGCAACAACCCTTTCAATTATTAAATCATTTGCTTTAGAAATATTTTTTTCTTTGGAACTAACAACTTCAGATTTGATGGTATTTGTAACTTTGCTAATTAAATTTCTATCTACTTTTGAGTTAAAATCAATTTTAGGAAATGGTAAATTTACCAGTATTGTCTGCGTAAGGTATGGATGGGATTTCCATTCATTCTCACCATATTTCTTTATGAGGTAGTACGTAATTGCTCTTGAATTAAGAACTGCTAAAACAAACTCAATCGACAACTTCTTGTTATAAGTAGGCTTTAATTTCAGTATGTAAACTACTTGGTTTGTAATCGAGTTATTATAGTCTATACTTGCAGTTATACCGACACCCGTTTTTCTAACAAGTATTTTCCCCCCCTGATAAATACTTATATCTTTGTAGTTAATCCCCTTCTTATGAGTGTTAATCCAACTCTTTGAGATAGATGTATAACGATATAAATCCTCACCCACTTTGAGTTTAGCATTTCCAACTCCATTGCGATTCATAATTATTTTATCTGTTTTAATATTATCTAAGTTTAACGATGAATTGCAATGCGTACATTTTGGCTTCTTTGCCCTTGGGTAAGGCATCCAATGCCTACATTTTTGGCACTGACAAACTATCCCTTTCTTGGAGATTTCTGCTCCTCTCATGTTCATTACTATGTTTTTAAATAAAATGCCTGTGTTCTGAATCTTATCAAAGGTTTTTTCCTCTTCAGTTTTCAAATCAATATCAAAAATACACTTATCATTTTCTATAAACCTTCTTTGCGGAACTTTATGTGACAATTCTTTTTCGGCATCCTCCAAAGCCAATTCATTAGACAAAACCTTTTTTTTGTAGTTTGAAGAAAGTCTGAAGCAATCAACGGCATGGTCGCTTTGTGCTTTAGTCTTTCTTCCTATAATTATGATACACGCTCTATTGATTTCACTAAATATTTTTTCCCCTAATCGTGCAATTAAATGAATGGTTGTATTCGTCGTTAAGAGAACTCGTAGCCTTGATTGCTCCTGACTAAATACAGAATCAGGTAGGATTAAACCATAAATTCCGCCGTCTTTAAGATTATTAAGAATTATTTCAATAAATAAGTCATAAATATCAAACTGCCCTTTTGCAAGGGTAAAATTGTGATTCAAAGTTAATAAATCGTAGATATTTAAATCAGCTCCCCAAGGAGGGTTACTTAGAGAAATGTCGAAACCATCTTGACAGTCTATTTCTCTTCTTAAATTAATCCATCCATTAACAGAGTCTTTATCCTTTGCAGGAAATAAACCATCTGTATTTATGAATTTAGTAGTAAATTGTTTTAATGGTTTATTGGCAAAAATTTTGGTAGAACCAATAACTGCATTGATATCCTTATCAATTCCAACAATTTTAGGTAAACTTTTAATTCGTTTATTTAATAATATTTCATTCGCAAAACATTGTAATAGTATGCTGCCCCCACAGCCAGGGTCTAACACTTCTGAAATACTTTTGGTCTTTCCCCAATAATAAACGATTTTCTTTGCGAGATATTCAGCAAGAAATGTTGGAGTATAAAATACTCCATTTATTTTTCGTTCTTCTTTTGAGTATTGTTTAGCAAGGCTCATTTATTACCTTTTGGTATTTGATAAAGTGTTTCATCCTTTTTTGTTTCCATTTTGCTGCTGTTTCAACAAGTTGTCAAGCGGTTTTTTCTGTCACAGTTGAATATCAGATAATTGAATACTAATTGAAATGTTGAATATCCAGCAAAGATAGCAAAAACTCTCTTACAGGAAGGAATTGTTCATAGCACTGAATGTCAGTTATTCTGCATCTTTTCCAGGTAGGTTTCTATTGTTATACCCTGTGGAATTTCTTTCTTTGCTACCATTTCTCGATCTGCATTGTAAAACAGGACATAGAGCTTTCCATCTTCTTCGATAAATTCTATGGAGTAGTAGGGACTGTCATCGGGGTTCATGGTATGCTTAGCGTCTATTTATCTCTCTGGTAAATCCTCTCAAATGCATCTGTGAAGCTTTTTATAATGCCATTGCATCCCGATAAATCCACCATCGAATTATCCTGTTTCTGGGCATTCGCTGAATAGTTCCAACTACCCATAACTACCCGTTTATTATCAATAACGCAGAATTTGTTATGTTCCAGTACCCCTGTCTTTTTAATTACTGACCCCTGATGTCAATAGTGGACACGAAACATCCCTCATGCTGCAACCTCCGTCATATTATTTTATCACAACTTTGGTATCCACTAAATACATGCTTTACCTCACAAGTTATTTAAAATAGGATTCTGCCAAAGCGTATATTTCGTTATCCCTCGTGTCCCTGCATAATTCATCCACTGGTATACTGTCGTATCCGTCAAGAGCTAACTTCACCATATCCACATCGTCTTGAATTACATTATTGAATTCCTGATTGATAATGCTGGTTATCAGTGCCTCAACCTTTGGTTGTATCGCCTCAAGCGCTTTTGATCGGATATAACCTTCCTTAATCATGTTTTGATA
This window contains:
- a CDS encoding DUF4145 domain-containing protein, which produces METVIPYTPPAFQSNGFNCPFCHAFSKQEWGHPNRIVSSQNYGNDINFAICRCDRCGQFSTWINKKLVYPPSLIAPPPNPDIPEDIKFDIEEARAILSNSPRGASALLRLAIQKLCAFLGEKGKNINDDIASLVKKGLPIKVQQALDIVRVVGNNSVHPGQIDLKDDIETANKLFGLVNLIADVMITQPKHVEELYETVVPETQREA
- a CDS encoding DNA adenine methylase, which codes for MGFRYIGSKDKLADIIISEIRTINKEAKHIIDLMAGTGLFSFALREAGFQVTAVDVMTYSYHHLNVHLFLSEPPAFKGIKAIKDIEKYQTINLFGGSNYETILNYLNNLKPIKGYFYKEFSPDGKASNTKKPRKYFTSNNAAKIDAIRKEIKRFKEIKIIDEMEHSLLLHNLMMATNDIANIAGTYGHYLSKFIKRAEDPIKLHPSSFSMLGELKGHKIYIGYAEAISKDLSGDLCYIDPPYIKRQYAANYHILETIAREDEPIAIGDSGLRPWRDQYSNFCSKVKIRDSFDKILTNIKCNDFLISYSEDGLLSINDLISFLSNYGKVVIKGIKYKRFKSNKSEKNPTLQEYLIHLKLN
- a CDS encoding N-6 DNA methylase, with product MSLAKQYSKEERKINGVFYTPTFLAEYLAKKIVYYWGKTKSISEVLDPGCGGSILLQCFANEILLNKRIKSLPKIVGIDKDINAVIGSTKIFANKPLKQFTTKFINTDGLFPAKDKDSVNGWINLRREIDCQDGFDISLSNPPWGADLNIYDLLTLNHNFTLAKGQFDIYDLFIEIILNNLKDGGIYGLILPDSVFSQEQSRLRVLLTTNTTIHLIARLGEKIFSEINRACIIIIGRKTKAQSDHAVDCFRLSSNYKKKVLSNELALEDAEKELSHKVPQRRFIENDKCIFDIDLKTEEEKTFDKIQNTGILFKNIVMNMRGAEISKKGIVCQCQKCRHWMPYPRAKKPKCTHCNSSLNLDNIKTDKIIMNRNGVGNAKLKVGEDLYRYTSISKSWINTHKKGINYKDISIYQGGKILVRKTGVGITASIDYNNSITNQVVYILKLKPTYNKKLSIEFVLAVLNSRAITYYLIKKYGENEWKSHPYLTQTILVNLPFPKIDFNSKVDRNLISKVTNTIKSEVVSSKEKNISKANDLIIERVVAYFFKLKRKDYKVIFETLSSAQQLIPIKRLLNCDYREIFKDNGF
- a CDS encoding phospholipase D-like domain-containing protein, whose product is MEHNKFCVIDNKRVVMGSWNYSANAQKQDNSMVDLSGCNGIIKSFTDAFERIYQRDK